ACCCCGGTGAGGTGCTGGTCGACATCGCGGCCGGCGGCGTGAACTTCATCGACGTCTACCAGCGGATGGGCCGCTACCCGCTATCCCTCCCCTTCGTCCCCGGCAACGAGGGCGCGGGCACCGTCGCCGCGGTCGGCGAGGACGTGCGGGGGATCTCCGTGGGAGACACGGTGGCCTGGGCGAACGTGATGGGCAGCTACGCGGAGAAGGCCGTGGTGCCCGCGTCCCACCTGGTCGCCGTGCCCGACGGCGTCACGGCCGACACCGCGGCGGCCCTGATGCTCCAGGGGATGACCGCGCACTACCTGACCCATTCCACCTACGAGGTGAAGCCGGGCGACGACGTGCTGGTACACGCCGCGGCCGGAGGCGTGGGCCTGCTGCTCACCCAGATCGCCAAACTGCGCGGCGCCCGGGTGATCGGCACGGTCTCCACCGAGGAGAAGGAGAAGCTGGCCCGGCAGGCGGGCGCCGACGAGGTGATCCGCTACGGAGGATTCTCCGAGGCGGTCCGCGAGCTGGCCGGTTCCGGCGTGCACGTGGTCTACGACGGAGTGGGCGCCGCCACCTTCGACGGGAGCATCGCCTCGCTGCGCCCGCGCGGCATGATGGCCCTGTACGGCCAGGCCAGCGGCCCGGTCCCGCCCATCGACCCGCAGGTCCTCAACAAGGGCGGCTCCCTCTTCCTGACCCGGCCCACGCTCGTCCACTACATCGCCACCCGCGACGAGCTGGCCTGGCGGGCGAGCGACCTCTTCGGCTGGGTCGCCTCGGGACAGCTCCAGGTGCACATCTCGCACCGCTACCCCCTCGCCGAGGCCGCCCGCGCCCACGAGGACCTGGAGGCGCGCCGCACCACGGGCAAGCTCCTGCTCATCCCCTGACCGCCCCGCCGTGCGGTCGCCACCGGGTGGCGACCGCACGGCAAGCTTTGGACGCATTTAAAACTCGCCTCGCATCGGCTCAACGGATGAGGCGGAGTCAGGCTCATTCCGGCCGGGACTGCTCCCCGAGGCCGACGGGGAAGGCGTCGAAGTGGACGATGACGCGCGCGGTGTCCGGCGTCTCCTCGCCCCTTCTCCCCTCCCCCGCCCTCTCCTGGTAGGCGTCGAGAACCCGGGAGACGTCCCGCACGAGGTCGGCGAGCTCCTCCCTGGTCAGGCGGAGTGCCGTCTGAGAATGGGTTCCGGCCTCCAGCCACGGACGCGGGGTGGTCCGCGACTCCTCCACCCAGTAGGTGAGCTCGGCGCCCCGCTGGCGCACCATCTCGGCGAGCAGGAACTCGGCGGCCTGGGCCGTCTCGGGGTCGCGGCGGAACCGGTCACCGTCGAAGGAATAGTGACCGGCGCGCCACCAGCGCTCCCTGCCCCTCCCCCGCTCCGGCACGTCCTCGATGAGTCCGTGCCGCGCGAGCCGGCGTAGGTGGTAGCTCGTCACCCCGGTGTTCTCCCCGGTCCTGGCGGCGAGCTGCGTCGCCGTCGCGGGGCCGTGGTGCTCCAGCAGCTCCAGGAGCCGGAGCCGGGAAGGATGGGCGAGCCCCTTGAGCGCCGAGGCGTCGAGTTCGCGAGTCTTGTCATCCACTGCGTGCAGCCATATCTTTGCAAAGGAACATTTGCATACTTTCCTTTAAACAATACCGGAGGCCCTTGTGATCGGACCGTCGTTCCGCTGGCTGTGGGCCGCCTCCGGCCTGTCGAACATCGGCGACGGCATCGTGCTCGTCGGTGTGTCCCTGATCGCGGTGACCCTGACCAGGTCGCCGCTGCTGGTGTCCCTGGTCAGCGCGGCGGCGACGCTGCCCTGGCTACTGTGCGCCCTGCACGCGGGCGCCATCGCCGACCGGCACGACCGGCGCCGGATCATGGTCATGGCGAGCTGGAGCCGGGCCGGTGTGCTGGCGGCGCTGGCCGTGACGGCGTGGCTGGGGACGCTCAGCCTGCCGGTGCTCCTCGCCGGAGCGCTCCTGCTCGGCATCGCCGAGGTCTTCTCCGACACTTCGGCGCAGTCCGTGCTGCCGATGGCCGTACCGCGCGATCGACTCGACACCGCCAACGGCCGGCTCATGGCCGTGCAGACGGTCGGCAACAACTTCCTCGGGGGCCCGCTGGCCGGGGTCCTGATCGGGATCGGTTCGACCGCGGTGCTCGGGGCGCCCGCGCTGCTCTACGCCATGGCGGGGCTGGCCCTGCTCGGCATGCGCGGGCGCTTCCGGGTCGAGAGCCCGTCGACGCGCTCCCTGCGCGCCGACATCACCGACAGCCTGCGCTACCTGCGAGACCACCGCGTCCTGCGGGCCCTCGCCGTCTTCTCCGGCGTTCTCAACTTCGCCAACGCGGCCTACTTCGCGGTCTTCGTGCTCTGGGTGGTCGGCGAGGAGTCACCGGTGGGGCTCTCAGCCAGTGGCTACGGCATCCTCATGGCGGCGCTGGCCGCCGGGGCGGTGACGGGCTCCCTGCTGGCCGGCCGCCTGACCCGCCGCGCCGGGCAGGTCAGGACACTGCTGACCGCCGACCTGGTCAACAGCCTCCTGCTGCTGGTGCCCGTCCTGATCCCCACCCCGGTCGCGATCGGCGTCACCGCCCTGCTCCTCGGCGCGACCAACGCCGTCACCAACGTCATCGTGGTGTCGCTGCGGCAGCGGCTCATCCCCGAGGACCTTCTCGGCCGGGTCAACGCGGGCTACCGCCTGATCGGCATGGGGGCCTCCCCCCTCGGTGCGGCGGCCGGCGGGCTCCTCGGCTCCCAGGCCGGGCTGCCCGCCGTCTTCTACACCGCCGCCGGACTGTGCGTCCTCGCGGTCGCCCTGGTCGCCCGCACCGTTTCCCCCCGCTCCGTGGCCGCCGCCGAGGCGGTCACCGAACGGCCCGCGGGCCTTCACGCGCCCGCCGGGGCGGCGCCCGGCCGTCCCGCTGAATGACCGGGCAGCGGACAAGGCGGCCCGAGCCCGGGCCGATCGTCAGACGATCCACCGGGCGGATGATCAGGGCAGCGGGTGGGCGGGCCAGTCCAGCAGCCGGGCGCCCAGCACCGCCGTCTCCAGGGTGAACCGCTGGGTGGGGTCGTCGGGTGAGAACCCGGTGAGGCGGCGGATCCGCTCCAGCCGGTAGGTCACCGCCCGGGTGCTGACGCCGAGCCTGCGCGCCGCGGCGGTCTGGTTGCCCTGCGAAGCGAAGACGGCCTCCAGCGTGCCGAGCAGCGGCTCCGGGCCGCCCCGGGCATCCAGCAGCGGGCTGAGCACGGTCGTCACCAGATCGTCGATCGCCGCCCTGTCCCGCAGGAGCACCGGGAAGACCAGCAGATCGGCGGCCTTGAGCACGGATGCCCGCAGTCCCAGCCGGTCGCCGAGCTCGATGGCGCCGGCGGCCTCCCGGTAGGAGGTGACCACGCCACCGGGCCCCCGGTGGGGCCGCCCCAGCCCGACCCGCCAGCCGGGCGCGAACAGCTGTCTCACGTGGTGGGTGAACTCCCCCGTCGCCACGGTGAGGCTGCCCGGCACGACGCACACCAGCCCGCCGTCGCGTACCGCGACCAGCACGTTGTGCGAGCCGAACCGGGAGACCATCGCCTCCTCGATCCGCCGGGCCACCACGTCACCGTCTCCCGCCTCGCCGGCGTACGGCGGGCCCGAGGAGCGGGCGACCGCGACCACGTAGGTCTCGGCCAGCCTGAGCCCGAAGTGCTCGGCACGCTCGGCGAGCCGGTCGGCCCGGCCCTGGAGCAGGTCGTCAACGAACTCCCTGCGCGCGGTCTCCTCCTGGCGCAGGGCCAGCCGCTGGGCGTTCTCGTAGCCCTCCATCAGGGCCGAGACCATCCGCCTGAGGGCCGGGAGCGGGACCGGGACCACGGGTTCGGCCATGATCAGGGCGGCCTCGACGAGCGCGCGCAGCGGCACGCCCGACTCGGCGGCCCGCGCGCCGGCGGCGCGGTAGTCGTCCAGCGCGTCACGGCCGGGCAGCCGCCCGGTCGCGGCGGCGGCCGCCAGAACACGGGGGTGTCCGCCGAGCAGGCCGGCGGGCACCCCCGGGACCTCGTCCATCAGACTCCTACGTCACGCCGATCGAAGGCGAGGATCGCGGTCAGGAGCAGCGCCACCGTCGCTCCCGCGAGAACCAGATAATCACCGGTGGGGAAGCCCTGGTAGAGGGGCCTGCCGTCGAGGTAGTAGTGGAACGGCGAGACCCACCGGAGCCAGGCGATCGCGTCCACGTTTTTGCCCATGGTCTCGATGACGTAGCCGCCCACCGCGACCACCCCCACCACGGCCATGGCGATGTTCCTGCGCCCCACGGCGGCGCCCACCGCGAGGGCCAGCGTGCCGAAGAACAGACCGAGCAGGAGGATCCCGGTGTGACCGGCGAGGATCCGGCCGGGCGCCACGTTCAGCCCGACGGCGGACGTCAGCGCCCACACCGCGAGGAACGTCACCACCGCCAGGCCCAGCAGGCCGAGGGCGAGAGCGGCGAAGCGCTCGAAGACCAGCCGCCTGCGGTCGATCGGCAGCGTGAGGGTCAGCTCCAGCGTGCCGGACTCCTCCGGCTGCGCGAGGGCCCGGTTGCCGAGGATCGAGGCGCAGACGACGAACAGCATCGGCCCGAACAGCTGGTAGACCAGGCTGTGCAGGTAGCCCACGCCGCTGGTGAAGTCCTCCATGCCTCCCATCAGGTCGCGCATGGCACCGGGGAACTTGGCCAGCGCGGCCGGGCCGTACACCTCGGGGTCCCTGGTCATGCTGGGATAGAACGACAGGTACAGCCCGCAGAACGCGGTGATGCCGATGGTCCAGCCCACCAGCGCCCTCCGGTAGTCCCGCAGGCTCTTAGACACCAGTACGGGCATGGCGCTCCCCCTCCTCGCTGTAATAGGTGAGGAAGATCTCCTCAAGATCGGGATCGGCGCTGACCATGTGCACCACCGTGAACCGTGCCGCCGCCTTCACCAGCGCGTCGGGACGGCCGTCGATCGTAACGCGGACGCTCGTGCCCTCCACCCGCAGGTCCCGCACGCCCGGGAGATTCTCGAACGCCTCGCGGGGCACCGGCGCGTCGAAGTGGAACTCCACCGTCCGCACCGCCCTCTCCCGTAACGCGGCGACGTCCTCCACCGCCACCAGCCGCCCGGCGCGCACGATCCCCACCCGGTCGGAGACGTTCTCGGCCTCGGCGAGCACGTGTGAGGACATCAGCACGGTCCGGCCCGAGGCGCGGACCTCCCGGACCATCGCCAGGAACTCCTGCTGCACCAGCGGGTCCAGGCCGCTGGTCGGTTCGTCCAGGATCAGGAACTCCGGCTCGTGCATGAAAGCCTGGATCAGGCCCACCTTCTGCTTGTTGCCCTTGGAGAGCTTGCCCATGGGCACCGACAGGTCGGCTTCCAGCCGTTCGGCCAGCCTGGTGATCCGTTCCCTGGGCACGCCGCCGCGCATCCCGCCCAGGAAGGTGAGATAGTCCCTCGCCCTCTCCCTGCCCTCCAGGGTCAGCTCCCCGGGCAGGTAGCCGATCCGGCCGCGCACCCTCGCGTCGCGCGGATCGACGCCGAGCACGGTCACCCGGCCGGCGGTGGGCCTGATCACGTCGAGGAGCAACCTGATCGTGGTCGTCTTCCCCGCACCGTTCGGGCCGAGGTACCCGAACACCTCTCCGGGACGGATCACGAGGTTGAGATCCTCGAGCCCCCGGCGCCTACCGTAGAACTTGGTAAGTCCCTCGGTCTCCACTACCGCTGTCATGCCGTTGATGGTGCCCGCCCGCCCTCGCCCCGGCCATTACCGGAGTCGGACAGTTGACCGCCCGTTCGTTGCCCGTATCCGGAACCCACCGCCGGCGACCACGCCCCACCACGCGGCACGGGCCCGCCGTACGGCACCGCCCGCGGTCGAGTGTCGCGTGCTCTCCGACCTTACGGATCATGTGGGCCTCCACGCCGGCGGGGTGGTGCCTTGCGATCTGCCGCAAAGGCCGCGGAAGATCGAGCCTCGACGATCTCCGTGACAGGGGGGTGCCCAGATCAGCCAGGGCTATCGTGAAGGCATGAATGTGGACACGGCCTTCGTGCTCGGCGGCGGCGGGGTGCTCGGCGCGCACGAGGTGGGCATGCTGCGGGCGCTGGACGAGGCGGGCATCAAGCCGGACGTGATCGTCGGCACGTCCGTGGGCGCGCTGAACGGCGTCATGCTCGCCGCCGCCCCCGGCGACGCGGTCGCCGACCTGGCCGGGCTGTGGCGCTCCGACGTGGTCCGCACGGCCTTCGGCGGGTCGTGGATGACCCGGTTGTCCACCCTCGCCAGGAGCGGCACCCACCTGCACTCCCCCGGCCCGCTACGCGACCTGCTGACCGAGATGCTCCCGGTCTCCCGCATCGAGGATCTGGCCGTGCCGTTCCAGTGCGTGGCCGCCTCCGTCGAGCGCGCGACCGCCCATTGGTTCACCGAGGGCCCCGTGGTCGACGCGGTCCTCGCCTCCTGCGCCGTCCCCGGCCTGCTGCCCCCCATCCGCATCGGCGACGACCATTTCTTCGACGGCGGGCTGGTCCACAGCATCCCGGTCGGCCGGGCCGTCGCCCTCGGCGCCCGCCGCATGTACGTCCTGCACGTCGGCCGGATCGAACGGCCCCTGGTCGCTCCGCGCCGCCCGTGGGAGGTCGGCCTGATCGCCTTCGAGATCGCCCGCCGTCACCGTTTCACCGAGGAGATGGCCGCGCTGCCCTCCGACATCGAGGTCCACATCATGCCCGCCGGCATGGATGCCCGCCCCGGAGTGGATCTCTCGCAACTGCGCTACCGGGATTCATCGCGTATATCTGGATATATCGACCGCGCCTACCGGGCTTCGTCCCACTATCTGGCCCAGCACTCGCCCCGCTGATCCAGGCCCGGCCAACGGCCGGGCCCGAGGGCCGGACCGTCCGGGGCCCGCCGGTCCGTACGGCGCCGGTCCGGCCGTCCGGGCCTGCCGGGTTCTACAGCCGGTCAGGCCATCAGGGGCCACGTCCAGGAAGGAGAGGCCCGTGCTCCCTCCCCGTTTCCTGCGCCGCCTGGTCCTCGCGCCGCTCGTCATCGTGCTCGCCGTGGCCGCGGTGGTCACGCTCCCGATCTGGCTGCTGGTGGTGGCGGCGGCCTCCCTGCGGCTGCCGCCCCCGCAGCGGCGCGGCACCCGGCTGGTCTGGTTCGCGGTGGCGTGGCTGACCCTGGAGACGATGGCGCTCATCGCCTGCTTCGGCATCTGGGTGACCTCCGGATTCGGCGGGCGGCTCAGCCGGGACGAGTACGAGGAGCGGCACTACGCCCTCATCAAATGGTTCCTCTCCAAGGTGTACGAGGCGGCCGAACGGATCTTCGGCCTGAGCGTCGAGATCGACGGGCCACCACCGCACCCGGACGAGCTCTCCCGGCGGCTGACCCGCCCGGTCATCGTCCTGTCCCGCCACGCGGGCCCCGGCGACTCCGTCCTCCTGGTCCACCATCTCCTCAGCGCGTACGGCAGGCGCCCCAGGATCGTGATGAAGGCGGCCCTGCAGCTCGACCCGTCCCTGGACGTGCTGACCAACCGGCTGCCCAACGCCTTCGTCCCCCGCAACGTCGATTCGGGCGGCATCATCGCCGAGATCCGCCGGCTGGCCTCCGGCATGGACGCCGACGACGCCCTGGTGATCTTCCCTGAGGGGGGCAACTTCACCCCCAGAAGGCAGGCTCGGGCCATCCGCCGCCTGGAGCGCAAGGGCCTGGCCGAGGAGGCCGCCCGCGCCCGCCGCCTGAACCACCTGCTGGCCCCCCACCCCGGCGGGGCCATCGCCGCCATCGACGCCTGCCCGGCCGCCGACGTGGTCTTCGTCGCCCACACCGGCCTGGACGACCTGGTGACCCTCGGCGACCTCTGGCGCAAGCTGCCCGTGCGGGCCGAGGTCAGGGCCACGTGGTGGCGGGTGAGCGCGGCCGACGTGCCCCGCGACGACGAGGACCGGATCCGCTGGCTCTACGACCACTGGGAGCGGATCGACGTCTGGATCGCCGCCAACCACAGCGCCCCGGCGGGCGGAGACTGAGAGCCGCCGTACCGGGCCGAGGCGCGGACGGCTCCGACGGGGCACCGGTTCCCGGACCCCGTCACTACACGCGCTCGACCTTTGCGAAGTCCGGGGAGGCCGGCCAGCGGGCCGAGATCGGAGACGGCCGTCTCCTGGAGACGGAGCTCCCGAAGTCCCCGGCAGTTCTCCGCGAGAGTGGCGAGGCCCTCCTGGATGTCCGCTCCGCGGAGGCAGACGCTCACCAGGTTGGGGAGACTCGCGAAGATCGCCGTGTCCCGCAGATGGCGCGCTCCGTGCAGGGTCAGGTTGCTGAGCCCGGTATGCCGGGCGACCGGACCGAAGTCCCGGACCGATGTCACGCCCCTGAGCAGGAGCGAATCGAGCCGGGGCAGGGAGTCGAGGAAGGCCAGGCTTCCCTCGAAGTCGAGGTCCAGCAGGTTCAGATGCCGCAACTCAGGCAGGCGGGCGAGAAACCCGAGGTGGCGCAGGCTGCCCAGCAGGCGCGGGTTCTCGATGTTCAGCGTATCGAGGGGCAGGACGGCGTCCGCAAAGACCTGGGCGGCGTAGTCGTCATGGTCGAAGTAGTCCCACCCGGTGACCAGCTCCCGCTGGACGTCCTCGCGGGGATCTCCCCGGTATCCGGCGAGCTTCCCCCGGGCGCGTTGGCGTGACCGGCGGCCATCACCACCGTCTCGCGCCACTGGTCCAGGTGTGCCCGTTCGACCAGCGGCTCCACGTCCGCGTCGTCGGTGGCCTGCTTGGCCGCGAGATACTCCTGCACCGTCCGGTGGACGAAGTCGATCCGGCCCGGCACCGGTTCCCGGATCACCCCGCTCCGCTGCAGCAGGTGGTCGAGCACCGCCTCGGCTGTCGCGTCCACCCGGGGCATGGTCCGGATCTTCTCCTCGACCCGTTTGAGCGCCGTGGCCTTGGACAGCTCCGACCGCCCCCAGACGGCGAGCTGCCAGGCCAGGTCCTGCAGCACCCGCACCTTCTGCTCGGGTTCGAGGACGACCTCGGCGGCGATCCCGCGTTCGGCGTCCCGGCGCTCCAGCAGCAGCTCCAGCGCCGCCGCGTACAGCCCCATCCTGCTGCACGGCAGCTGCTTGCCGCGGTCCAGGTTCAGCGCGCACAGCATCGCCGCGAGCAGCGGCGCCGAGGCGAGCATCTGCAGATGAGGGCTGCTCTCGAACCGGGCCAGCAGCGCGCCCTCGTACTCGTCCAGCCTCTCGGATGCGCACGGCAGGCTCGGTGGCCCTCGCATCGCCGCGTGCCACTGCCGTACGAGCTCGCGCAGGTCGGTCGGGGTCATCGGCTCCAGCGCCACCGGCGAGAAATCCTCCTCATCGAGCCAGCGCGTGTCGGCCGCCGCCGGGCGGGAGGTGACGACGGTCCTGGTCCCGGGATAGGCGGCGAGCAGGTCGCCGCGCGGGAGTACGGCGGGCGCGTCGAGCGAGCGGGCCAGGAGACGGCCGAGCGCCGCGGACACCTGCTGGCCGAGGGCGGCGATCCGCTCCTCGACGGACGACAGGCGGCCGAGGACCTCGGTGGCGGCCCGGGGCAGATACTGCGGGAGCTGCTGGAGGATCCGGACCAGGCAGTCGAGGCACTCGTCCAGCAGCACGTCGTACAGCCGCGCCCCGGCCTCACCGAGCTGCCGAGCCGGGTCGGGCAGGCCGGACCGGATGTCCTTCGCGAGCTTGATCGCGTCCATGTCGGCGGCCGGCACGGCCCGGTCGGAGAGGTCGGCGTTCCGCTCCTCCCTGCCCGCCCGGACGGCGAGGCCCTCCCGCAGGGCACGTCCCGCGACGGCCTTTCCCGTCGCGGCGACGACAGCTTCCAGTCCGGACATCCTGCTCCTCGGCGCGCGGTGGAATTCGCCTCCAATGATCACCGAAAAAGCCGTGAAGCACGGAGAAATCCGCCAATCGGCAGGCGCCGGACCGGATTCCGCTACCAGTCCTGGGAGAGGCCGGACATGCGACGGAGGTATTCGTCCTCGTCGATCTCACCGGCGGCGTAGCGGCGCCTGAGGATCTCACGGGGGTCGTCGGAGAGAGGCCGGGGCCTCCTGGACGCGCGCAGCACCAGAGCGACGCCGAGGACCACCGCGGCGACCACGGCGACCACAGCGATAATGAAAAGGATCAGCACGACCCGGGTCATCGTCCACCTCCCACGCCTCTATTGTGCGAGAAATCCGGGGCTCCGCGCGGTGTTCCGCCCGGAGGCAGGACGGGCAGTCCCACGGGGGCGCCGCCCTCCAGCAGCCGTACCAGGG
Above is a genomic segment from Streptosporangium album containing:
- a CDS encoding quinone oxidoreductase family protein: MRAIVVSATGGPEVLTYTEHPDPVLNPGEVLVDIAAGGVNFIDVYQRMGRYPLSLPFVPGNEGAGTVAAVGEDVRGISVGDTVAWANVMGSYAEKAVVPASHLVAVPDGVTADTAAALMLQGMTAHYLTHSTYEVKPGDDVLVHAAAGGVGLLLTQIAKLRGARVIGTVSTEEKEKLARQAGADEVIRYGGFSEAVRELAGSGVHVVYDGVGAATFDGSIASLRPRGMMALYGQASGPVPPIDPQVLNKGGSLFLTRPTLVHYIATRDELAWRASDLFGWVASGQLQVHISHRYPLAEAARAHEDLEARRTTGKLLLIP
- a CDS encoding winged helix-turn-helix domain-containing protein codes for the protein MDDKTRELDASALKGLAHPSRLRLLELLEHHGPATATQLAARTGENTGVTSYHLRRLARHGLIEDVPERGRGRERWWRAGHYSFDGDRFRRDPETAQAAEFLLAEMVRQRGAELTYWVEESRTTPRPWLEAGTHSQTALRLTREELADLVRDVSRVLDAYQERAGEGRRGEETPDTARVIVHFDAFPVGLGEQSRPE
- a CDS encoding MFS transporter, encoding MIGPSFRWLWAASGLSNIGDGIVLVGVSLIAVTLTRSPLLVSLVSAAATLPWLLCALHAGAIADRHDRRRIMVMASWSRAGVLAALAVTAWLGTLSLPVLLAGALLLGIAEVFSDTSAQSVLPMAVPRDRLDTANGRLMAVQTVGNNFLGGPLAGVLIGIGSTAVLGAPALLYAMAGLALLGMRGRFRVESPSTRSLRADITDSLRYLRDHRVLRALAVFSGVLNFANAAYFAVFVLWVVGEESPVGLSASGYGILMAALAAGAVTGSLLAGRLTRRAGQVRTLLTADLVNSLLLLVPVLIPTPVAIGVTALLLGATNAVTNVIVVSLRQRLIPEDLLGRVNAGYRLIGMGASPLGAAAGGLLGSQAGLPAVFYTAAGLCVLAVALVARTVSPRSVAAAEAVTERPAGLHAPAGAAPGRPAE
- a CDS encoding PucR family transcriptional regulator, translating into MDEVPGVPAGLLGGHPRVLAAAAATGRLPGRDALDDYRAAGARAAESGVPLRALVEAALIMAEPVVPVPLPALRRMVSALMEGYENAQRLALRQEETARREFVDDLLQGRADRLAERAEHFGLRLAETYVVAVARSSGPPYAGEAGDGDVVARRIEEAMVSRFGSHNVLVAVRDGGLVCVVPGSLTVATGEFTHHVRQLFAPGWRVGLGRPHRGPGGVVTSYREAAGAIELGDRLGLRASVLKAADLLVFPVLLRDRAAIDDLVTTVLSPLLDARGGPEPLLGTLEAVFASQGNQTAAARRLGVSTRAVTYRLERIRRLTGFSPDDPTQRFTLETAVLGARLLDWPAHPLP
- a CDS encoding ABC transporter permease subunit, whose translation is MPVLVSKSLRDYRRALVGWTIGITAFCGLYLSFYPSMTRDPEVYGPAALAKFPGAMRDLMGGMEDFTSGVGYLHSLVYQLFGPMLFVVCASILGNRALAQPEESGTLELTLTLPIDRRRLVFERFAALALGLLGLAVVTFLAVWALTSAVGLNVAPGRILAGHTGILLLGLFFGTLALAVGAAVGRRNIAMAVVGVVAVGGYVIETMGKNVDAIAWLRWVSPFHYYLDGRPLYQGFPTGDYLVLAGATVALLLTAILAFDRRDVGV
- a CDS encoding ABC transporter ATP-binding protein; protein product: MTAVVETEGLTKFYGRRRGLEDLNLVIRPGEVFGYLGPNGAGKTTTIRLLLDVIRPTAGRVTVLGVDPRDARVRGRIGYLPGELTLEGRERARDYLTFLGGMRGGVPRERITRLAERLEADLSVPMGKLSKGNKQKVGLIQAFMHEPEFLILDEPTSGLDPLVQQEFLAMVREVRASGRTVLMSSHVLAEAENVSDRVGIVRAGRLVAVEDVAALRERAVRTVEFHFDAPVPREAFENLPGVRDLRVEGTSVRVTIDGRPDALVKAAARFTVVHMVSADPDLEEIFLTYYSEEGERHARTGV
- a CDS encoding patatin-like phospholipase family protein, coding for MNVDTAFVLGGGGVLGAHEVGMLRALDEAGIKPDVIVGTSVGALNGVMLAAAPGDAVADLAGLWRSDVVRTAFGGSWMTRLSTLARSGTHLHSPGPLRDLLTEMLPVSRIEDLAVPFQCVAASVERATAHWFTEGPVVDAVLASCAVPGLLPPIRIGDDHFFDGGLVHSIPVGRAVALGARRMYVLHVGRIERPLVAPRRPWEVGLIAFEIARRHRFTEEMAALPSDIEVHIMPAGMDARPGVDLSQLRYRDSSRISGYIDRAYRASSHYLAQHSPR
- a CDS encoding 1-acyl-sn-glycerol-3-phosphate acyltransferase, which produces MLPPRFLRRLVLAPLVIVLAVAAVVTLPIWLLVVAAASLRLPPPQRRGTRLVWFAVAWLTLETMALIACFGIWVTSGFGGRLSRDEYEERHYALIKWFLSKVYEAAERIFGLSVEIDGPPPHPDELSRRLTRPVIVLSRHAGPGDSVLLVHHLLSAYGRRPRIVMKAALQLDPSLDVLTNRLPNAFVPRNVDSGGIIAEIRRLASGMDADDALVIFPEGGNFTPRRQARAIRRLERKGLAEEAARARRLNHLLAPHPGGAIAAIDACPAADVVFVAHTGLDDLVTLGDLWRKLPVRAEVRATWWRVSAADVPRDDEDRIRWLYDHWERIDVWIAANHSAPAGGD
- a CDS encoding NACHT domain-containing protein, with product MSGLEAVVAATGKAVAGRALREGLAVRAGREERNADLSDRAVPAADMDAIKLAKDIRSGLPDPARQLGEAGARLYDVLLDECLDCLVRILQQLPQYLPRAATEVLGRLSSVEERIAALGQQVSAALGRLLARSLDAPAVLPRGDLLAAYPGTRTVVTSRPAAADTRWLDEEDFSPVALEPMTPTDLRELVRQWHAAMRGPPSLPCASERLDEYEGALLARFESSPHLQMLASAPLLAAMLCALNLDRGKQLPCSRMGLYAAALELLLERRDAERGIAAEVVLEPEQKVRVLQDLAWQLAVWGRSELSKATALKRVEEKIRTMPRVDATAEAVLDHLLQRSGVIREPVPGRIDFVHRTVQEYLAAKQATDDADVEPLVERAHLDQWRETVVMAAGHANAPGGSSPDTGEIPARTSSGSWSPGGTTSTMTTTPPRSLRTPSCPSIR
- a CDS encoding SHOCT domain-containing protein, producing MTRVVLILFIIAVVAVVAAVVLGVALVLRASRRPRPLSDDPREILRRRYAAGEIDEDEYLRRMSGLSQDW